The Shewanella japonica genome has a window encoding:
- a CDS encoding CPXCG motif-containing cysteine-rich protein → MNLVSRVISCPHCGHNQHVHIDTSCGDQEYYDDCRVCCNPIHMTLLVNDANRTIQLFIDTDDEQLY, encoded by the coding sequence ATGAATTTAGTCAGCAGAGTGATCAGTTGCCCACATTGTGGACATAATCAGCATGTTCATATAGATACAAGTTGCGGAGATCAAGAATATTATGACGATTGCAGAGTATGCTGTAACCCAATTCACATGACCTTATTAGTGAATGATGCCAATCGCACCATTCAACTATTTATAGATACCGATGATGAGCAACTATATTAA
- a CDS encoding MATE family efflux transporter → MNHTGFQAKKLIQLALPVLIAQVTQTMMGFIDTVMAGRVSAVDMAAVAIGTSLWLPALLFVQGLILAFTPVFAHHHGANNPKAIQPLMSQAFYIAIIGSLGVLLFLSFAQTIFDMMELEPELAELSAGYLHGFMWGVPAFILYQILRGCSEGISYTLPTMIIGFVGLAVNIPANYIFIYGHFGVPAMGGAGCGIATALVFWAMMIAMMIYMQFHQKFAEIEPFKRLNKPNWKTIWEMLKHGMPIAMALFFEVSLFAVIALLLAPLGATVVAGHQIALNFSSIVFMLPLSIGIAVSIRVGYYLGQDKLDISNLVTKIGLFIAFSLAVITAVITVLFKTQIALLYNNNPEVVALAGSLMFLAALYQLSDSIQVVAAGALRGYKDTQSAFYITLVSYWAIGMTLGYLLARTDIIVPAMGAHGFWIGLIAGLTSAAILFALRLRYIQKSGKLKAVIEERS, encoded by the coding sequence ATGAATCACACAGGCTTTCAAGCCAAAAAGTTAATCCAATTAGCTTTGCCCGTTTTAATTGCCCAAGTTACACAAACCATGATGGGCTTTATTGACACTGTAATGGCAGGTCGAGTTAGTGCTGTTGATATGGCAGCGGTTGCTATTGGTACTAGTCTTTGGTTACCAGCACTGTTATTTGTGCAAGGACTTATTCTCGCATTTACGCCTGTATTTGCCCATCATCATGGTGCAAATAATCCTAAAGCGATTCAACCTCTCATGTCACAAGCTTTCTATATTGCCATAATTGGTAGTCTGGGTGTGTTGCTGTTCCTCTCATTTGCGCAAACTATTTTCGACATGATGGAATTAGAACCAGAACTTGCTGAGTTAAGTGCTGGATATTTACATGGATTTATGTGGGGTGTTCCAGCGTTTATTTTGTATCAGATACTTAGAGGTTGCTCTGAAGGTATTTCCTATACACTACCGACTATGATCATCGGCTTTGTTGGTTTAGCTGTGAATATTCCTGCTAATTATATTTTTATTTATGGACATTTTGGTGTTCCAGCGATGGGCGGCGCAGGTTGTGGTATTGCAACAGCACTCGTATTTTGGGCCATGATGATTGCTATGATGATTTACATGCAATTTCATCAAAAATTCGCCGAAATCGAACCCTTTAAACGCCTTAATAAACCTAATTGGAAAACCATTTGGGAAATGTTGAAGCACGGTATGCCGATCGCAATGGCATTATTTTTTGAAGTCAGTTTATTCGCCGTCATTGCATTATTGTTAGCTCCACTAGGTGCAACTGTTGTTGCTGGACATCAGATAGCGCTAAATTTTTCATCTATCGTATTTATGTTGCCATTATCTATTGGTATTGCAGTATCTATCCGCGTGGGTTATTACTTAGGACAAGACAAACTCGACATATCTAACTTAGTTACCAAGATAGGGTTATTCATTGCTTTTTCATTAGCCGTCATTACGGCCGTGATCACAGTGTTATTTAAAACCCAAATTGCCCTACTGTATAATAACAACCCTGAAGTGGTCGCGTTAGCTGGTAGCTTAATGTTCCTAGCGGCACTGTATCAGCTATCTGACTCAATCCAAGTGGTTGCTGCAGGTGCATTACGTGGTTATAAAGATACTCAAAGTGCCTTTTATATTACCCTTGTGTCTTATTGGGCTATCGGAATGACGTTAGGTTACTTATTAGCAAGAACCGATATCATTGTACCAGCCATGGGTGCACACGGTTTTTGGATTGGTCTTATTGCAGGCCTAACTAGTGCTGCAATATTATTTGCCCTGCGTCTAAGATACATACAAAAATCTGGGAAATTGAAAGCAGTCATTGAAGAACGCAGTTAA
- the thrS gene encoding threonine--tRNA ligase, whose translation MPIITLPDGSKREFADSVSTLDVAADIGPGLAKACIAGRVNGELVDACDLITTDSELSIITAKDEEGVEILRHSCAHLLGHAIKQMWPETKMAIGPVIDNGFYYDIDLDHKLTQEDIDALEKRMLALAKTNYSVVKKVVSWQEARDTFESRGEEYKIAILDENISKDSTPALYHHEEYTDMCRGPHVPNMKFCHHFKLMSVAGAYWRGNSDNKMLQRVYGTAWADKKALKVHLNRLEEAAKRDHRKIGKQLDLYHMQEEAPGMVFWHNDGWSLYLELEKFIRQKLGQYTYQEVKGPLMMDRNLWERSGHWDKYADAMFTTNSENREYAIKPMNCPGHVQIFNQGLKSYRDLPLKMAEFGCCHRNEPSGSLHGLMRVRGFTQDDAHVFCTDEQVQEQVSECIQMVYDTYGSFGFNNIVVKLSTRPEKRIGDDDMWDRAEEALKQALDANNIEFEVLPGEGAFYGPKIEFTLHDCLDRAWQCGTVQLDYALPARLGATYVAEDNTRQTPVMIHRAILGSLERFLGILIEEYAGKFPTWLAPVQVIVMNITDKQSDYVDEIVKTFKESGIRASKDLRNEKIGFKIREHTLKRVPYLLVVGDQEMENKEVAVRTRDGIDLGKMKINDFAAKIQEQISSRSLLLLEE comes from the coding sequence ATGCCTATTATTACATTGCCTGATGGCAGCAAACGCGAGTTTGCAGATTCTGTATCAACATTAGATGTCGCAGCCGACATTGGTCCTGGTTTAGCTAAAGCTTGTATTGCTGGCCGCGTTAATGGCGAGCTAGTAGACGCTTGCGACTTGATCACAACAGACTCAGAATTGTCTATCATTACGGCTAAAGACGAAGAAGGTGTTGAAATTCTTCGCCATTCTTGTGCGCATTTATTAGGGCATGCTATTAAGCAAATGTGGCCTGAAACCAAAATGGCGATTGGTCCTGTTATCGATAACGGTTTTTACTACGACATCGATTTAGACCACAAGCTAACGCAAGAAGATATTGATGCGCTTGAAAAGCGTATGTTGGCATTAGCAAAAACAAATTATAGTGTTGTTAAGAAAGTTGTTTCTTGGCAAGAAGCTCGTGACACTTTTGAGTCACGTGGCGAAGAATACAAAATTGCAATTCTTGATGAAAATATTAGCAAGGATTCAACACCTGCTTTATATCACCATGAAGAATATACTGACATGTGTCGTGGTCCGCATGTGCCAAACATGAAATTCTGTCATCACTTTAAACTAATGAGTGTTGCAGGTGCATACTGGCGCGGTAACTCTGATAACAAGATGTTGCAGCGTGTTTATGGTACAGCTTGGGCAGACAAAAAAGCATTAAAAGTGCATTTGAACCGTCTTGAAGAAGCGGCAAAACGTGATCACCGTAAAATTGGTAAGCAACTTGATCTATACCATATGCAAGAAGAAGCACCAGGTATGGTGTTCTGGCATAACGACGGTTGGAGTTTATATTTAGAGCTTGAGAAGTTTATTCGTCAAAAGCTAGGCCAATATACTTACCAAGAAGTTAAAGGTCCGTTGATGATGGATCGTAACTTATGGGAACGTTCAGGCCACTGGGACAAATATGCTGACGCGATGTTTACCACAAACAGTGAAAATCGTGAGTATGCGATTAAACCAATGAACTGTCCTGGTCACGTTCAAATCTTTAATCAAGGACTAAAATCTTACCGCGACTTACCATTGAAAATGGCTGAGTTTGGTTGTTGTCATCGTAATGAACCATCTGGTTCACTTCACGGCTTAATGCGCGTACGTGGCTTTACCCAAGATGATGCGCATGTTTTCTGTACTGATGAGCAAGTTCAAGAGCAGGTAAGTGAATGTATCCAAATGGTTTACGATACTTATGGCAGCTTTGGCTTCAACAATATCGTTGTTAAATTATCGACACGCCCAGAAAAGCGTATCGGTGATGATGATATGTGGGATAGAGCAGAAGAGGCACTTAAGCAAGCTTTAGATGCAAATAACATTGAATTTGAAGTGTTACCAGGTGAAGGTGCATTCTACGGCCCGAAAATCGAATTTACATTACATGACTGCTTAGACCGTGCTTGGCAATGTGGTACAGTGCAATTAGATTACGCATTACCAGCGCGTCTTGGTGCAACTTACGTTGCTGAAGATAACACTCGCCAGACACCAGTTATGATCCATAGAGCTATTTTAGGGTCTCTTGAACGTTTCTTAGGTATTCTTATTGAAGAATATGCAGGTAAATTCCCAACATGGCTTGCACCTGTGCAAGTAATTGTTATGAATATTACTGATAAACAGTCTGATTATGTTGACGAAATTGTTAAAACTTTCAAAGAAAGTGGCATTCGTGCATCTAAAGACTTGAGGAATGAGAAAATAGGCTTTAAAATACGTGAACATACGCTTAAGCGTGTACCTTATTTATTGGTCGTAGGCGATCAAGAAATGGAAAATAAGGAAGTTGCGGTAAGAACACGTGACGGTATCGATTTAGGTAAGATGAAAATCAATGATTTCGCTGCCAAGATACAAGAACAAATTTCTAGCCGTAGTCTATTATTGTTGGAGGAATAG
- the rpmI gene encoding 50S ribosomal protein L35 produces MPKMKTDKGVQKRFRKTANGFKRKQAHLRHILTKKSTKRKRHLRAKCLVAKSDVPAIARQLPYA; encoded by the coding sequence ATGCCTAAAATGAAAACAGATAAGGGTGTTCAAAAGCGCTTCAGAAAAACCGCTAATGGTTTCAAGCGTAAACAAGCACACTTACGTCATATTTTGACAAAGAAGAGCACTAAGCGTAAACGTCACTTACGTGCTAAATGTTTAGTTGCAAAGTCTGATGTGCCAGCAATCGCACGTCAACTACCATACGCTTAA
- the infC gene encoding translation initiation factor IF-3 codes for MKIKRAAGRQPAPNRINDEITGVPEVRLSDINGEAVGIVSISQAQELADEAGVDLVEISPNAEPPVCRIMDYGKFLFDKAKAQKEQKKKQKQVQLKEIKFRPGTDENDYQVKLRNLIRFLEDGDKAKITLRFRGREMAHQSLGMDLLNRIKGDLETYAVVESFPKMEGRQAVMVLAPKKK; via the coding sequence ATAAAGATCAAGAGAGCAGCAGGGCGACAGCCAGCCCCTAATCGTATTAACGATGAAATCACTGGCGTACCAGAAGTTCGTTTATCGGATATCAATGGTGAGGCAGTTGGAATCGTTAGTATTTCACAGGCACAGGAATTAGCTGACGAAGCAGGTGTAGACCTAGTTGAAATCAGCCCTAATGCTGAGCCACCTGTCTGTCGCATAATGGACTACGGTAAGTTCCTTTTTGATAAAGCGAAAGCGCAAAAGGAACAAAAGAAGAAGCAGAAACAGGTCCAGCTGAAGGAAATAAAATTCCGTCCTGGCACTGATGAAAACGACTATCAGGTAAAACTACGCAACCTGATTCGTTTTCTTGAAGATGGGGACAAAGCGAAAATTACGCTGCGTTTCCGTGGTCGCGAAATGGCACACCAAAGCCTAGGTATGGATCTTTTGAACCGTATCAAAGGTGATTTGGAAACATATGCTGTAGTTGAATCTTTCCCTAAAATGGAAGGTCGACAAGCAGTTATGGTCCTCGCACCTAAAAAGAAATAG
- a CDS encoding endo-1,4-beta-xylanase: MNKHVKNGGLCALALATLTINIAEAAPQKKSDWRKFNFFSHVETLADASKKARKKVGTAPSYGVMASGEEDYLSLLASEFNYITPENVAKWGPLQPVSANEWDFSAFDSMLAVTQDNKQKVKGRALVWHRQAPNFVNEQVDAATLAQMIDNHITTTMQYYAGEIYAWDVVNEVMGDDANYRQSVFYKKLGKSYIADAYISARAADPRAKLFYNDYGIDSINAKSDAVYTMMAELIADGVPIDGIGFQMHLDAASAPSTEEMTANLQRFADLGLSVNISEIDVRISSLSWDDVTNLAIQQQVYHRAVNACMNVRQCDAFTLWGFTDKYTWIDGEFGEDDPLIYDDEYQRKPAYFGVADGLLRIEADEAGQLPNLIANGNLEIGLDGWSTWAGELKRTAFFAKNGRGGLRVKNRTENWHGAVYDISEVIKPAQEYDTSVWTRVLARNQQVSLSLMTQCDSEGAIYQSLDTVSPRLFRWSQITASFTTPDCDSLTASLYIEGPQAGIDLFVDGLTLRPKRLVPNTEGFGPNLIDNSDFEQVNHEWFPFGDPVLTITTDNAYSGSQSLLAVDRTETWQGPALDLTNIVTAGNSYQLFAQSLISASQATVKATIRVTCPAGDQYIGVGGTTASNTEWRLLGGLVTIPNCNFIEAVLYFEGPSPEVNIYLDDVVLHEAITQPINAVIQYSDFENGLDSWSAWGGDLQVTSAQAYQGTQSALLSNRTGTWQGPLIDLLSRVQAGQLININGYTRIEGIESNSVNITVKTLCAGETEQYQQLASVQATNDGWTAINGSLTLPNCQLEEVFVYFDGPVIDANIYLDEVTISTELLEDPNNLITNPHFEQDTQGWVTWGDANISQTDIDAHSGNFSALVQNRTAEWQGAVYDLLPKVTSGQTYQITAWSKISSMSTIEHNISITVKSRCEGDSELYNGVGAELINNLDWQTVTGELVVPECTLAELFMYFDGLPIGVDYLLDDVSVNP, encoded by the coding sequence ATGAACAAGCATGTAAAAAACGGTGGGTTATGCGCGTTAGCATTAGCCACGTTAACAATAAATATTGCGGAGGCTGCTCCGCAAAAAAAATCGGATTGGAGAAAGTTTAATTTTTTCAGCCATGTCGAAACTCTTGCAGATGCAAGTAAAAAAGCACGTAAAAAAGTGGGGACTGCACCAAGTTATGGTGTCATGGCTTCAGGTGAAGAAGATTATTTATCACTACTTGCATCTGAGTTTAACTATATTACTCCGGAGAACGTAGCAAAGTGGGGACCTTTGCAACCCGTTAGCGCTAATGAATGGGATTTTAGTGCTTTTGATTCCATGTTGGCGGTTACCCAAGACAACAAACAAAAAGTTAAAGGGCGCGCATTAGTTTGGCACAGACAGGCACCAAATTTTGTCAATGAACAAGTTGATGCAGCAACGCTAGCACAAATGATTGATAATCATATCACCACCACAATGCAATATTATGCAGGTGAAATTTATGCCTGGGATGTTGTTAATGAGGTTATGGGTGACGATGCTAACTATAGACAATCAGTTTTTTACAAAAAATTAGGAAAATCTTATATTGCTGATGCCTATATTTCAGCAAGGGCTGCTGATCCAAGAGCGAAATTATTTTACAACGATTATGGTATTGATTCCATCAACGCTAAATCAGATGCCGTTTATACCATGATGGCTGAATTAATTGCTGATGGTGTACCTATTGATGGAATAGGGTTTCAAATGCACCTAGATGCCGCTTCTGCACCTAGTACTGAAGAAATGACTGCAAATTTACAACGTTTTGCGGATCTTGGCTTATCAGTCAACATTAGTGAGATTGACGTTAGAATATCTTCACTTTCTTGGGACGACGTCACCAATCTAGCGATACAACAACAAGTTTATCATCGTGCTGTGAATGCATGTATGAATGTACGTCAATGTGATGCGTTTACGCTATGGGGATTCACTGACAAATACACCTGGATTGATGGAGAGTTTGGTGAAGATGATCCACTTATCTATGATGATGAATATCAACGTAAACCGGCATATTTTGGTGTTGCAGATGGTTTATTAAGAATTGAAGCTGATGAAGCAGGGCAACTACCCAATTTAATCGCTAACGGTAATTTAGAAATCGGCCTTGATGGCTGGTCGACCTGGGCTGGTGAACTTAAACGAACCGCTTTTTTTGCAAAAAATGGCCGTGGTGGATTAAGAGTAAAGAACCGTACTGAAAATTGGCATGGTGCAGTTTACGATATCAGTGAAGTAATAAAACCCGCTCAAGAGTACGATACCAGTGTTTGGACTCGCGTACTTGCACGAAATCAACAAGTATCGTTAAGTTTAATGACACAGTGTGATAGTGAAGGTGCGATATACCAATCCTTAGATACAGTCTCTCCTCGACTTTTTCGTTGGTCTCAAATTACGGCAAGCTTTACAACACCTGATTGCGACTCATTAACGGCATCTTTATATATAGAAGGCCCACAAGCAGGTATAGACTTATTTGTTGATGGCTTAACCCTTAGACCTAAACGCTTAGTGCCGAATACAGAAGGATTTGGGCCTAATCTAATTGATAATAGTGATTTTGAGCAAGTTAATCATGAATGGTTTCCATTTGGTGATCCTGTCTTAACAATAACAACTGATAATGCCTATTCGGGGTCGCAAAGCCTGCTTGCTGTCGACAGAACAGAAACCTGGCAGGGACCTGCATTAGATTTAACCAACATAGTAACAGCGGGTAATTCATATCAGTTATTTGCACAGAGTTTAATTTCAGCTTCTCAAGCCACCGTAAAAGCGACTATTCGAGTAACTTGTCCTGCTGGGGATCAATATATTGGTGTAGGAGGGACGACAGCCAGCAATACTGAGTGGCGTTTACTTGGCGGCTTGGTCACTATTCCTAATTGTAACTTCATTGAAGCTGTATTGTATTTTGAAGGGCCATCTCCTGAGGTAAATATATACTTAGATGACGTGGTATTACATGAAGCCATCACGCAACCCATTAACGCGGTTATACAATATAGTGATTTTGAAAATGGTCTTGATAGCTGGAGTGCGTGGGGCGGAGATTTACAAGTTACTTCAGCGCAGGCATATCAGGGGACTCAAAGTGCATTATTATCTAATAGAACTGGCACATGGCAAGGACCGTTAATTGACTTATTATCACGTGTTCAAGCGGGTCAATTGATTAATATTAATGGATATACACGCATTGAAGGTATTGAATCCAATTCTGTTAACATTACAGTTAAAACACTCTGTGCTGGTGAAACAGAGCAATATCAACAATTAGCCAGTGTTCAAGCAACTAATGATGGTTGGACAGCTATAAATGGTTCGTTAACCTTACCAAATTGCCAATTGGAAGAGGTATTTGTTTACTTTGATGGACCTGTTATTGATGCAAATATCTATCTAGATGAAGTGACTATAAGTACAGAATTACTTGAAGACCCAAATAATCTCATCACAAACCCTCATTTTGAACAGGATACACAAGGTTGGGTAACATGGGGAGATGCAAATATTAGCCAAACTGATATCGATGCTCATTCAGGAAATTTTAGTGCATTGGTTCAAAATAGGACTGCAGAATGGCAGGGCGCTGTATATGATTTATTACCTAAGGTAACTTCTGGTCAGACTTATCAAATCACAGCTTGGTCTAAAATCAGCAGCATGAGCACTATTGAACACAATATCTCTATTACGGTTAAATCACGTTGTGAAGGTGACAGTGAACTGTATAACGGCGTAGGTGCTGAATTGATCAATAACCTAGATTGGCAAACAGTCACAGGTGAATTAGTGGTACCAGAATGTACATTAGCGGAGTTATTTATGTATTTTGATGGATTACCTATAGGAGTGGATTACTTATTAGATGACGTATCAGTTAATCCATAA
- a CDS encoding riboflavin synthase subunit alpha yields the protein MFTGIVQATCEVVSIIEQSGLKTFEVNIPEELQQGLETGASVANNGVCLTVTKLENNSVYFDVMEETLQVTNLNFVEPGNKVNIERSLTFGKEIGGHILSGHVHTMAEVTEISQTDKHYNITLAVPAQWMDYIFYKGFIGVNGCSLTVGELSDNNFKLHLIPETLKLTNLSDITIGDRINIEIDSQTQVIVDTVERILAKKALG from the coding sequence ATGTTTACTGGTATCGTTCAAGCCACTTGTGAAGTGGTTTCAATTATAGAGCAAAGTGGTTTAAAAACATTTGAAGTTAATATTCCAGAAGAACTACAACAAGGACTTGAGACAGGTGCAAGTGTTGCCAATAATGGAGTTTGTTTGACTGTCACTAAACTTGAGAATAATAGTGTTTATTTCGATGTAATGGAAGAGACCTTACAAGTGACAAACCTGAATTTTGTTGAGCCAGGTAACAAAGTTAATATTGAGCGTTCATTAACGTTCGGTAAAGAGATTGGCGGACATATTTTGTCTGGTCACGTACACACAATGGCAGAAGTGACAGAAATTAGTCAAACGGATAAACATTACAACATAACACTTGCTGTACCTGCACAGTGGATGGACTATATTTTTTATAAAGGATTTATAGGTGTTAATGGTTGTAGTTTAACCGTTGGTGAATTAAGTGATAACAACTTTAAGCTGCACTTGATCCCTGAAACATTAAAATTGACTAATTTGAGTGATATTACTATTGGCGATCGAATCAATATAGAAATCGATAGCCAAACTCAAGTTATTGTAGACACTGTAGAACGTATATTAGCTAAAAAAGCGCTAGGCTAG